In Oncorhynchus masou masou isolate Uvic2021 chromosome 28, UVic_Omas_1.1, whole genome shotgun sequence, the DNA window TGTCAATGCAGCGTGTTTGATCTGGATCTATTCTGCTAAGGTAAATTATATGCTGAGTAATGCTGTACAGACCATATACTTCCAACATGGAACGGATATTTATTTGAATAAATTTTCAATTAGAGGACAGTGGGTTATAAGTATTACAGTATCTACTCTATGTAGTTACTTCTCTAGTGCTGGATAGTTTACTGTTTTTACTCAGTCTGAAAAGAAAATAGCTTTGTTACTGCATGTCTTAAGCCTGACTGGGCTTTGCGGTGAGAACCATTTTTAACATCTCAAAGCCCAGAGTCAGACTCAAGACATACAAAGCTGTATTTGAGCACAGATCTGTTAAAATGATTAGGGTTCTATACAGCCTATTTGCCAAAACAGCTAAATCAAAAGATTAGTTTGATTCAAACTTTACACTTAAAATAATAATGGAAAACATTGAGAATTGTCTGTGCAATATATTCCATCAACATGTTTTCCTATTTAGGTTATAATTGTTATATTATTTGAGGTATAACGGTACATGAGAGGATGTTAAATTGTTTTTCCTGTTTTTAATTTTAGCCGGTTGAATCACCGCCAGGAGCTGGTGGAGGTCTAATTCATGGTAAGCTTCATTCTGTGGATGGAAATGAAAGTTAGACAAATATACAGCCATTTAAAAAGACAACCATCATTTTTGTTTGAAGGCACAGATATTTTCTTGTCAAAACGATGCTACAGCATTCCTCTCTGACACTTAACATGTTTATTACTGAGCCTGGAGTTACAGGAAACTGCACCCCCACACTAAGGCaggaagtgtttgtgtgtgtgcgtgattgGGTATATTTACATCATACTGTGGGGGTGTGACAATTGATGATTGTGTGAGATTTTGTCAATGCACCTATTTGCAGTATTCAAGTTTAGGGATTGACCCATACTTTGGAAGCTTGATGAAGCCTCATTGGCATTAGAAGAACAATATATTTTGAGTGAGCATGTTTGTGTCTTTTGTTGTTGTGAAAAATGTAAACAAAAACCGTCTTCCATGTCACAGACTTGGGGAAATTTCTCAGAAGTCCTTCCTCCAATTCCAGTTTGTTCCTTAAAGGTGACCCAGCCATTACTTTGCATTGTTGATAGGCCTACTGCGTCAGTTCATAAGTAACTAAAAAAGGAAAATATAAATACAGATGTTCTTTACTTACCCTTTTCTACTTACCTTGGATGTTGTTGTTTGACCCAGACCTTTTGATTGTTTTAGTAATTGTTTTACTTCCGTTTGTTGACCTTGCTTTCTCTATTGTTTGGTTCCCAACAGCCTCTCACCCCACCAAACAGACCAAACAGATCTTTGGTGAGctggagtgggaggaggaggggaaggagattgGCAGCATGTTCCTGACCAAGAACAGGACCCACATCCAGGTGACCATGGCAGGCTGGTATGTGGTCTTTGTCCAAGCCACCTTTAAGCTGCCAGCAGGGAATGACACCAGGGACCTAAGGCTACAGCTGGATTTCACCTACCAGGAGCG includes these proteins:
- the si:dkey-220k22.3 gene encoding uncharacterized protein si:dkey-220k22.3 isoform X1; protein product: MAQDTCLTGFRLAGVVLAALIVNAACLIWIYSAKPVESPPGAGGGLIHDLGKFLRSPSSNSSLFLKASHPTKQTKQIFGELEWEEEGKEIGSMFLTKNRTHIQVTMAGWYVVFVQATFKLPAGNDTRDLRLQLDFTYQERTDQFASAFDTRQLLEEEQDAPLSFSVLVRMEPENRLSVMASHRQRVDYERRPVSTFITIIRCSD
- the si:dkey-220k22.3 gene encoding uncharacterized protein si:dkey-220k22.3 isoform X2, giving the protein MAQDTCLTGFRLAGVVLAALIVNAACLIWIYSAKPVESPPGAGGGLIHASHPTKQTKQIFGELEWEEEGKEIGSMFLTKNRTHIQVTMAGWYVVFVQATFKLPAGNDTRDLRLQLDFTYQERTDQFASAFDTRQLLEEEQDAPLSFSVLVRMEPENRLSVMASHRQRVDYERRPVSTFITIIRCSD